The nucleotide sequence GAACACTCAATTCAAGCTGGCCGAACTGCACACCGAAGTCGAAGCCGCGCGCGTCTACCTGGACCGCTGCATCGAACTGCACCTGCAGAAAAAACTCGACGTGCCGACCGCTGCCGCCGTGAAATACTTCACCACTGACCTGCAATGCAAAGTGATCGACGAGTGCCTGCAACTGCACGGTGGTTATGGCTATATGTGGGAGTACCCGATTGCGCGCATGTTTGCAGATTCGCGTGTGCAGCGGATTTATGGTGGGACGAACGAGATTATGAAGAGCATTATCAGCAAGGCGATTCTGGCCTGATGACGTCGGGGCCGGGGCTGTTCCTCTCTGCCAGAGGGGCTGCCCCGCCCCCTAGTTCAGCTCTGTTCCCTTGCTTTTCCCGGCACGGCACCTCGTCTTGCGGGTGCAATAGAAGTGACTCGGCCTGTCCAGTGTCGCCAGCAGTTGACCCAGCACCAGCCCTGGTAGGGCAAGCTCTCTTTGCGGCGCAGGTCTGCAACGATGGGCACTGAAAATCAATCGCTAAACCGGCCCGATTGTGCTGACGGCTTGATCAAGTGGTCAGTACAGGCCGTTGTTTAAGCGTCTGCCTTATGGGCAAAGGCAATCAGCAGGCCGGTGTCAGCGACCAGGCACGCCATTCATATCCTCCAGCTCCTTCTGGAGTTCGTCAGCACCGTAACGCACCACCGCCACGCCGTGCGTGCCGCACAACGTGATAAAGGCCTCCTGGGAAAGGCGCGCGATCCTGGCGGCTTTCCCGAGGCTGACGACATCCGTGGCAAAGAGTTTCAGGGCGAGCGCCGCCAGCACGCCTTCCCGCACGAGGGTTTCATCGAACGGCAACGCAAGGAATACGGGGCGGCCGTGCTTAGCCACCAGAGCGAGCTCTCCGGCTTCTGCGCCACGGACCAGATCGCCAGTGCGGTCGCGCAGGTCACGTATGCTGAAGGTTTCCATGGCATCACCTGAGAATGATTTGTGCCCACAAATGCTGGCACAAATTGACTGGGGGGTGCAATGTGATGCATGTCCGTTGCCCCGCCAGCCCAATGTCCTGGTTCATTCCCTGGTACTGGCTGCTCAGTCTCCACGCTTCCTCGTTACACGTCTTCGCCTTGCCGGGGTGTGACACCCGTCACGATATCTGCTTGAATCTTTCCAGCGCCGTACACGGGTGGGGGCGGCTACAACATAAGAAACAGGGATGCACCGTGAACCGGCTGGAGCGCCTATATCACATTCATGAGACCTTGCGTGACGCCCGTCATCCGGTGCCGCTGCGGCGACTGGTTGAGGCAATGGAGGTCACTGAGGGGGCTGCCAGGAAGGATATCCGCTATCTGCGTGATCATTTCCGGGCGCCGATCAAATACGACAGCCATCTGAACGGCTATTACTACGACCCGGAGGCTGACGCTTTTGAGCTGCCGGGCCTGTGGTTCACTGCTGCGGAGCTGCACGCTCTGCTGGTGTGCCAGCAAATGCTGGAAGGCCTGCAGTTCGACGCCATTGAAGACCTGATGAAGCCGCTCAAGGACCGTATCCGAGAACTGCTGAAAGCAGGAGGGCAAGGGGACGTCGATATCAGCACCCGCGTGAAGGTCCAGCCAGTCCATTACCGCAGTGTCCACAGCGCCACGTTCCAGGTGGTGGCGGATGCCCTGATGGCGGGGCGGCAGCTGAGTTTTGAGTATCAGGCGCGTAGCAAGGCCGAACGCAGAATGCGCCAGGTGAGCCCCCAGCGGCTGCTGTATTACCGGGATAACTGGTACTTGCTGGGCTGGTGCCACCGGGCCGATGCCCTGCGGCTGTTCTCCCTGGACAAGATCGAGCACCCGGTGGCTCAGGACAGGCAGGCGCTGCAGCGCACCGATGAGGAGCTGGAGCTGGATACCGAGGGCAGCTTCGGTATTTTTCTGGGCACGGCCCGTGAGCGTGCTCACTTGCGTTTCAATGCCAGCGCGGCCAAGTGGGTCGCGGATGAGCGCTGGCATCCGGACCAGCATGGGGAGTGGCACGGAGAGCATTACCACTTGACGGTCCCTTACGCCAATCCCACGGAACTGATCAAGGAAATCCTGCGGCATGGGGCGGATGTGGAGGTGCTGGGGCCACTGGAATTGCGAGAAGCGGTGGCTG is from Isoalcanivorax pacificus W11-5 and encodes:
- a CDS encoding UPF0175 family protein, which produces METFSIRDLRDRTGDLVRGAEAGELALVAKHGRPVFLALPFDETLVREGVLAALALKLFATDVVSLGKAARIARLSQEAFITLCGTHGVAVVRYGADELQKELEDMNGVPGR
- a CDS encoding helix-turn-helix transcriptional regulator; translated protein: MNRLERLYHIHETLRDARHPVPLRRLVEAMEVTEGAARKDIRYLRDHFRAPIKYDSHLNGYYYDPEADAFELPGLWFTAAELHALLVCQQMLEGLQFDAIEDLMKPLKDRIRELLKAGGQGDVDISTRVKVQPVHYRSVHSATFQVVADALMAGRQLSFEYQARSKAERRMRQVSPQRLLYYRDNWYLLGWCHRADALRLFSLDKIEHPVAQDRQALQRTDEELELDTEGSFGIFLGTARERAHLRFNASAAKWVADERWHPDQHGEWHGEHYHLTVPYANPTELIKEILRHGADVEVLGPLELREAVAERLREAVKRYG